One Homo sapiens chromosome 3, GRCh38.p14 Primary Assembly genomic window carries:
- the STX19 gene encoding syntaxin-19: MKDRLQELKQRTKEIELSRDSHVSTTETEEQGVFLQQAVIYEREPVAERHLHEIQKLQESINNLADNVQKFGQQQKSLVASMRRFSLLKRESTITKEIKIQAEYINRSLNDLVKEVKKSEVENGPSSVVTRILKSQHAAMFRHFQQIMFIYNDTIAAKQEKCKTFILRQLEVAGKEMSEEDVNDMLHQGKWEVFNESLLTEINITKAQLSEIEQRHKELVNLENQIKDLRDLFIQISLLVEEQGESINNIEMTVNSTKEYVNNTKEKFGLAVKYKKRNPCRVLCCWCCPCCSSK, from the coding sequence atgaAAGACCGACTTCAAGAACTAAAGCAGAGAACAAAGGAAATTGAACTCTCTAGAGACAGTCATGTATCAACTACAGAAACAGAGGAACAAGGGGTGTTTCTACAGCAAGCTGTTATTTATGAAAGAGAGCCTGTAGCTGAGAGACACCTACATGAAATCCAAAAACTACAGGAAAGTATTAACAATTTGGCAGATAATGTTCAAAAATTTGGGCAGCAACAGAAAAGTCTGGTGGCTTCAATGAGAAGGTTTAGTCTACTTAAGAGAGAGTCTACCATTACAAAGGAGATAAAAATTCAGGCAGAATACATCAACAGAAGTTTGAATGATTTAGTTAAAGAAGTTAAAAAGTCAGAGGTTGAAAATGGTCCATCTTCAGTGGTCACAAGGATACTTAAATCTCAGCATGCTGCAATGTTCCGCCATTTTCAGCAAATCATGTTTATATACAATGACACAATAGCAGCAAAGCAAGAGAAGTGCAAGACATTTATTTTACGTCAGCTTGAAGTTGCTGGAAAAGAGATGTCTGAAGAAGATGTAAATGATATGCTTCATCAAGGAAAATGGGAAGTTTTTAATGAAAGCTTACTTACAGAAATCAATATCACTAAAGCACAACTTTCAGAGATTGAACAGAGACACAAGGAACTTGTTAATTTGGAGAACCAAATAAAGGATTTAAGGGATCTTTTCATTCAGATATCTCTTTTAGTAGAGGAACAAGGAGAGAGCATCAACAATATTGAAATGACAGTGAATAGTACAAAAGAGTATGTTAACAATACTAAAGAGAAATTTGGACTAgctgtaaaatacaaaaaaagaaatccttgcAGAGTACTGTGTTGTTGGTGCTGTCCATGCTGTAGCTCAAAATAA